The following DNA comes from Curtobacterium sp. 9128.
GCCGCCCTGGTTCCTGGACGCGAGCGACAAGTCGGCGTCGTACACGGTGAGCCGCAGCCCCGCGCGCTGCAGCACCCGGGCGCAGAGCAGTCCACCCGGTCCGGCTCCGATGATCGCGATGCTCGGTTGGTCGTCCATGGTCCATCCTTTCCTCGTTGCCGAACGATCGTTCGGTCAGCATGACGATAACCACCGAACGATCGTTCGGCAAGTAGGATGGCGACCATGAGCAACGCGACCTCGACCCGCCGACCCGGCAGCGAGACCCGCGCGGAGATCCTCCGCGTCGCGCTGGAGCTCTTCACCAGCCGCGGGTACGAAGGCACCTCCATCCGAGACATCGCCGAGGCGCTCGGCGTCACGAAGTCGTCGCTCTACTACCACTTCGCCAGCAAGGAGGCGATCATCCGTGCGCTGCTGGACGATCGCCGCGGAGAGCTCGACGCCCTGCTCGCCTGGATCGACGAGCAGCCGCCGGGCCCGGACCTGCTGCGCCGGACCGCCCTGCGCTGGGTCGACTCGACCTCGCCCGGCCGGATCCGCGGGATGCGGTTCGCGCACGCCAACCGGCCGATGATGCAGAAGTTCGCCGACGAGGGCGGCGACATCCGTTCGTGGTTCGACGAGGTCGTCGATCGGCTCGTCCCGGCGGACGCCCCATGGACCGAGCGACTCCGCGCGCGCATGGCGTTCGACACCGTGAGTGCGGCACTGTTCGCCGCGCTGGGAACCCGCGCGTCCGAGGAAGAGGTCCTCGCGACCGCCCGTGCCGCGACGATCGCACTCACCGATCCGGAACGACCGGGACCGGTCGGTAGGGTTGCCAGGTGACCCAGACGCCCCATCCCGGCACGACACCGGAGCCCGACCGCCGGCTCCGCGGACCCGTGCGCGTGGTCGGCGCCGGCCTGCTCGGCGCGTCGATCGGCCTCGGTCTCCGGCAGAAGGGCGTGGAGGTCATCCTCGACGACGTCTCACCAGCAGCGCTCGCGCTCGCCGTGGACTACGGCGCCGGCCGTCGTCCAGCCGACGGGGACGCTCCCGAACTCGTCGTCGTCGCGGTCCCGCCGGACGTCACCGCGCAGGTCGTCGAGCGGGAGCTCACCGCCTACCCCGACGCGGTCGTCACCGACGTGGCGAGCGTGAAGTCGGTACCGCTCGAGCGTCTCCGTGCCGCCGGCGCCGACGTCACGCGGTACGTCGGTTCGCACCCGATGGCCGGTCGCGAGCGCAGCGGCCCGACCGCGGCGCGCGCCGACCTGTTCATCGGTCGCCCGTGGGTGATCGCCGGTCACGACGACATCACGCACCGCCGGGCGGCCGTGGTCGAAGCCCTCGCCCTCGACCTCGAGGCGACGGTCGTCCCGATGGAGCCCGAACCGCACGACCAGGCCGTGGCGATCATGTCGCACGTCCCGCAACTCGTCTCGACGCTGATGGCCTCCCGGCTCCGCAGCGCTCCCGAGTCGGCGCTCGGACTGGCCGGCGGGGGCGTCCGCGACGTCACCCGGGTCGCGGCGAGCGATCCAGGGCTCTGGGTCCAGATCATCGGGGCGAACGCCGCGCACATCCGGCCGGTCCTGAGCGACCTGCGGGACGAGCTGACGAAGGTCATCGACGCCCTCGCCGACCCCGACGCACCCGGTGCTCCGCGGACGATTGCCGAGACCATGGCATCGGGGAACCGCGGCGTCGAGCGACTCCCGGGCAAGCACGGCACCACCAAGCGCTTCGCCCAGGTCGTCGTCCTCGTGGACGACCGACCCGGGCAGATCGCCGAACTCCTCACGACCATCGGCGAGATCGGCATCAACCTCGAGGACATGCGCCTCGAGCACTCACCCGGAGCACCGATCGGCATCGTCGAAGTGTCGGTCGTACCCGAGCAGGAACAGCGACTCGTCGACGAACTCGAGAGCCGCGGATGGAGGATCGCAGCAGCATGGGCCTGAACGACCAGAACGAGTCCGGCGTGACCGGTGGGCCCGACGGCCCCGACACCGGGCTCCCCACGCCCGTCGACCAGCCCGGCCCGGTGACCGGTGGCGACATCGGCGGCGCCGACGGCCAGGGCAGTGGCGAACCGGGCCTGACCCGCGACCCGATGCCGGCCGGTCTCGCGGACGGCGCGTACGTGGCGAAGTTCGTGATCGCGGTGGACGGCCCGGCCGGCAGCGGCAAGTCCAGCGTCTCGCGGGCGGCCGCTCGCGCGCTCGGGTTCGGCTACCAGGACACCGGCGCCGCCTACCGCGCGCTGGCGTGGCACGCCCTGCAGCAGGAGGTCGACCTCGACGACGCCGCGGCGATCCTGGCGAGCTGGGACACGTTCGACTACGAGATCGGCACCGACCCGGACGCGTACTTCGTCCGCGTGGCGGGCACCGACGTGACCGATGCGATCCGGACCCCGGAGGTGACGGCGGCGGTGGCGCACATCGCGAAGCTCCCCGACGTCCGGAAGCGCCTCGTGCAGCTGTTCCGGAACGTGATGCGCAAGACCGATGCGAAGGGGATCATCACCGAGGGCCGGGACATCACGACGGTGGTCGCGCCCGACGCCGACGTCCGGATCCTCCTGACCGCCGACGAGCAGGTTAGAATGGCCCGACGCTCGGCGGAGGTCACGACCCAGTCGGCCGCCGAGACCTCGGCTGCACTCGCCCGACGTGACGCAGCCGATGCGAAGGTCGTCGACTTCATGAACGCCGCGGACGGCGTGACGACGCTCGACTCCACCGATCTCGACTTCGACCAGACCGTGCAGGCGGTCGTCGACCTGGCCCGCGCGGCCGGACACTGACACCGGCCCGACGGGCCCGAACACACGCGGCCGACCGGCCGCCGGCAAGGAACCCACCATGGCGCAGCTGGACAACGGACCAGAGCACGACGACTTCCCGGAGTACGACGACGCCCTCGGCGAGCGTCTCGCGGGCCTCGACGAGTCGGAAGCGGAGCAGCGGGCGACCGCACTCCGCGCCGGCCTCGAGGACTACGACCTCGACGAGGAAGACGTCGCGCTCCTCGACTCCGCGCAGTTCGGCGAGGACGGCGTCGCGTACCTGCCGGCACTCCCGGTCCTCGCGATCGTCGGTCGTCCGAACGTCGGCAAGTCCGCGCTCGTGAACCGCATCATCGGTCGCCGCGAAGCCGTCGTGCAGGACGTCCCCGGCGTCACGCGTGACCGTGTGAGCTACAAGGCCGAGTGGAACGACAAGCGCTTCACCCTGGTGGACACCGGCGGGTGGGAGCCCGATGCGAAGGGCATCAACGCCTCGGTCGCGCTCCAGGCAGAGGTCGCGATCGACCTCGCCGACGCCGTGCTGTTCGTCGTCGACGTCACGGTCGGCATCACCGCGACCGACGAGCACGTCGTGAAGATGCTGCGCGGCACCGACAAGCCGGTGATCGTCGTGGCGAACAAGTCCGACGACGACCGCCGCGACCTCGACGCCTACGAGCTCTGGAACCTCGGGCTCGGCGAGCCACACCCGGTCTCCGCCCTCCACGGTCGTGGCGTCGCGGACCTCCTCGACCTCATCATCACGACCCTCCCCGACGTCTCGGCGGTCGCGAAGCAGGAGATCGGCGGCCCTCGTCGCGTGGCGATCCTCGGACGCCCGAACGTCGGCAAGAGCTCGCTGCTCAACAAGGCGGCCGGCGAAGAACGCGTCGTCGTGAACGAGCTCGCCGGCACCACCCGCGACCCCGTGGACGAGCAGGTCGAGCTCGGTGGCCGTGTCTGGCGCTTCGTCGACACCGCCGGCATCCGCAAGCGGGTGCACCTCCAGCAGGGCGCGGACTTCTACGCCTCGCTCCGTACGACGGCCGCGCTCGAGAAGGCCGAGGTCGCCGTGGTCGTCCTCGACGTCACCGAGCCCGTGTCCGTCCAGGACCTCCGCATCATCGACCTCGTGCTCGAGTCCGGTCGCGCACTGGTCCTCGCGTACAACAAGTGGGACCTGCTCGACGACGAGCGTCGTCGGTACCTCGAGCGTGAGATCGAACAGGACCTCGCGCACGTGGCGTGGGCGCCGCGCGTGAACATCTCGGCCCGCACCGGCCGGCACCTCGAGAAGCTCGTCCCGGCCCTCGAGACCGCGCTCGAGTCGTGGGACACCCGCATCCCGACGGGCAAGGTCAACGCCTTCATCGCCGAGCTCGTGCAGGAGCACCCGCACCCGGTCCGTGGCGGCCGCCAGCCGCGCATCCTGTTCGGCACCCAGGCCGCGAGCCAGCCGCCGACGTTCGTGCTCTTCACGACCCAGTTCCTCGACCCGCAGTACCGCCGGTTCATCACCAGGCGTCTGCGCGAGGTCTGGGGCTTCGCTGGAACGCCGATCACCGTGAACATGCGCGTCCGCGAGCGCCGGAAGCGCACCTGATCCCTCCCCGGAACGGCATGCACGGGCGTACGCTCCGTGCATGTCACCCGGGCACGGGCCCACGCCGAACGGCTGGGCAGCGAT
Coding sequences within:
- a CDS encoding TetR/AcrR family transcriptional regulator; translation: MSNATSTRRPGSETRAEILRVALELFTSRGYEGTSIRDIAEALGVTKSSLYYHFASKEAIIRALLDDRRGELDALLAWIDEQPPGPDLLRRTALRWVDSTSPGRIRGMRFAHANRPMMQKFADEGGDIRSWFDEVVDRLVPADAPWTERLRARMAFDTVSAALFAALGTRASEEEVLATARAATIALTDPERPGPVGRVAR
- a CDS encoding prephenate dehydrogenase produces the protein MTQTPHPGTTPEPDRRLRGPVRVVGAGLLGASIGLGLRQKGVEVILDDVSPAALALAVDYGAGRRPADGDAPELVVVAVPPDVTAQVVERELTAYPDAVVTDVASVKSVPLERLRAAGADVTRYVGSHPMAGRERSGPTAARADLFIGRPWVIAGHDDITHRRAAVVEALALDLEATVVPMEPEPHDQAVAIMSHVPQLVSTLMASRLRSAPESALGLAGGGVRDVTRVAASDPGLWVQIIGANAAHIRPVLSDLRDELTKVIDALADPDAPGAPRTIAETMASGNRGVERLPGKHGTTKRFAQVVVLVDDRPGQIAELLTTIGEIGINLEDMRLEHSPGAPIGIVEVSVVPEQEQRLVDELESRGWRIAAAWA
- the cmk gene encoding (d)CMP kinase, which codes for MPAGLADGAYVAKFVIAVDGPAGSGKSSVSRAAARALGFGYQDTGAAYRALAWHALQQEVDLDDAAAILASWDTFDYEIGTDPDAYFVRVAGTDVTDAIRTPEVTAAVAHIAKLPDVRKRLVQLFRNVMRKTDAKGIITEGRDITTVVAPDADVRILLTADEQVRMARRSAEVTTQSAAETSAALARRDAADAKVVDFMNAADGVTTLDSTDLDFDQTVQAVVDLARAAGH
- the der gene encoding ribosome biogenesis GTPase Der, translated to MAQLDNGPEHDDFPEYDDALGERLAGLDESEAEQRATALRAGLEDYDLDEEDVALLDSAQFGEDGVAYLPALPVLAIVGRPNVGKSALVNRIIGRREAVVQDVPGVTRDRVSYKAEWNDKRFTLVDTGGWEPDAKGINASVALQAEVAIDLADAVLFVVDVTVGITATDEHVVKMLRGTDKPVIVVANKSDDDRRDLDAYELWNLGLGEPHPVSALHGRGVADLLDLIITTLPDVSAVAKQEIGGPRRVAILGRPNVGKSSLLNKAAGEERVVVNELAGTTRDPVDEQVELGGRVWRFVDTAGIRKRVHLQQGADFYASLRTTAALEKAEVAVVVLDVTEPVSVQDLRIIDLVLESGRALVLAYNKWDLLDDERRRYLEREIEQDLAHVAWAPRVNISARTGRHLEKLVPALETALESWDTRIPTGKVNAFIAELVQEHPHPVRGGRQPRILFGTQAASQPPTFVLFTTQFLDPQYRRFITRRLREVWGFAGTPITVNMRVRERRKRT